In Sinorhizobium arboris LMG 14919, a genomic segment contains:
- a CDS encoding adenylate/guanylate cyclase domain-containing protein produces the protein MYRPKLAQVIIVILMLAVLSTAALIHLIWQRAAGENIEVIVASLDGQTAGSVRNDLSRTLALVTSTAEVVRSIFFQGAIGADDEVKREFLFLSLLREQPAIAWIGFGFPDGRFFGSHATADGRIEMVEIGAAKAGELRPLRRDLYRPIPGDIFFEERIKAESAYVALGAPWYRLGKETGEPVWTVTNVLPNGFEPAMVLSKRVVTFGKFTGVVMVAVSLRRLSETLQALELPPLGKAFVLDERGQVLATSQPSDGVMAAHFSDFPASDAVATAAADAVAANKVDAFRAVVPNALLGPVFVSSSRLPFENWRLVTATPRSTFAGAIDKNIRRIAIVVLVMAALAAATAVGFANFLFARPLARLAEQLRAVERFSLESVRHHPTFLAELNDLSQALKRMAVGLSAFARYMPLDVVRPLVEGGIEPKPGGELCQVTVMFADLPGFTELTERLGPGVEPHLTRFLTIAVAAIHAEGGTVDKYIGDAVMAIWNAPGKQADHAARACRAAVAIRTAMHDEPPIAAGENAIRVRIGINSGMALIGNIGSAERLSYTAIGDTVNLASRLVNVAKERGVEIVLSDATMRELGAELMTRPLGLATVRGKTRPVGVHTMDQLNARSAGGSDGNGDYDGGDASLHAAQALRR, from the coding sequence ATGTATCGCCCGAAGCTCGCCCAGGTCATCATCGTTATCCTCATGCTGGCGGTACTCTCCACCGCCGCGTTGATCCATTTGATCTGGCAGCGTGCAGCCGGCGAGAACATCGAGGTGATCGTCGCGAGTCTCGATGGCCAGACGGCGGGATCCGTCCGGAACGACCTTTCCCGGACGCTGGCGCTCGTGACGAGCACCGCCGAAGTTGTCCGCTCGATCTTCTTCCAGGGGGCAATCGGCGCCGATGACGAGGTCAAGCGCGAATTCCTGTTCCTGTCGCTGCTGCGCGAGCAGCCGGCGATCGCCTGGATCGGCTTCGGCTTTCCGGACGGGCGTTTCTTCGGGTCGCATGCGACCGCCGACGGGCGAATCGAGATGGTCGAAATCGGGGCTGCGAAAGCCGGCGAACTCCGTCCGCTGCGGCGCGATCTCTACCGGCCGATCCCGGGCGACATCTTTTTCGAGGAGCGCATCAAGGCGGAGAGCGCCTATGTGGCACTCGGCGCCCCCTGGTACCGGCTGGGCAAGGAAACCGGAGAGCCCGTCTGGACGGTCACCAATGTGCTGCCGAATGGTTTCGAGCCCGCGATGGTGCTGTCGAAGCGTGTCGTGACCTTCGGGAAGTTTACCGGCGTGGTGATGGTGGCCGTGAGTCTCCGGCGCCTTTCCGAGACCCTGCAGGCGCTCGAGCTACCGCCGCTCGGCAAAGCCTTCGTTCTTGACGAGCGCGGGCAGGTACTTGCGACATCGCAACCTTCCGACGGCGTGATGGCGGCGCATTTTTCCGACTTTCCGGCCTCCGATGCGGTGGCGACGGCCGCCGCCGACGCCGTCGCGGCCAATAAGGTCGACGCCTTCCGCGCCGTAGTGCCAAACGCTTTGCTGGGGCCGGTCTTCGTGTCGTCGTCGCGCCTGCCTTTCGAGAACTGGCGCCTGGTGACCGCCACCCCGCGCTCGACCTTCGCAGGCGCTATCGACAAGAATATCCGCCGCATAGCCATAGTCGTGCTCGTCATGGCCGCGCTTGCCGCAGCAACTGCCGTAGGCTTTGCGAATTTCCTCTTCGCCCGGCCGCTCGCCCGGCTGGCGGAGCAACTGCGCGCGGTCGAGCGCTTCTCGCTCGAGAGCGTCCGCCATCACCCGACCTTTCTCGCCGAGCTCAACGATTTGTCCCAGGCGTTGAAGCGGATGGCGGTCGGGCTTTCGGCCTTCGCCCGCTATATGCCGCTCGACGTCGTGCGACCGCTCGTCGAGGGCGGCATCGAGCCGAAGCCCGGCGGCGAGCTCTGTCAAGTGACGGTCATGTTCGCCGACCTGCCCGGCTTCACCGAGCTGACGGAGAGGCTCGGACCCGGCGTCGAGCCGCATCTGACGCGTTTCCTGACGATCGCGGTCGCAGCTATCCATGCCGAGGGAGGCACCGTCGACAAGTACATCGGGGACGCCGTCATGGCGATCTGGAACGCGCCGGGCAAACAGGCGGATCATGCTGCTCGCGCCTGCCGCGCGGCTGTCGCAATTCGGACGGCAATGCATGACGAGCCACCAATCGCGGCCGGCGAGAATGCGATCCGCGTGCGCATCGGCATCAACAGCGGCATGGCGCTGATCGGCAATATCGGCTCCGCCGAGCGGCTGAGCTACACCGCGATCGGCGACACGGTCAATCTCGCGAGCCGGCTGGTGAACGTGGCCAAGGAGCGCGGCGTCGAAATCGTGCTCAGCGACGCAACGATGCGGGAACTCGGGGCAGAGCTGATGACGAGGCCGCTCGGGCTTGCGACCGTCCGCGGCAAGACCAGGCCCGTCGGCGTGCATACGATGGACCAGCTAAACGCTCGATCCGCGGGAGGAAGCGATGGAAATGGCGATTACGACGGTGGCGATGCTAGCCTGCATGCAGCTCAAGCACTTCGTCGCTGA
- a CDS encoding NAD(P)/FAD-dependent oxidoreductase translates to MSVTPFQSDSVTGKIAAASHQTKHRPRVVILGAGFGGLNAAIALRRAPVEVTVIDRRNYHLFQPLLYQVATAGLSPAQIAMPIRRILSRQSNATVLMDKVEAVDTAARCVMTGSRCIPYDYLIVATGARHTYFGNDAWADYAPGLKTITDATAIRARILSAFERAEVTDDPDLRQTLLTFVVVGGGPTGVELAGAIAELSRRTIVRDFRRIDSSSARVVLVEAGERILPAMPPCLSRKAQRQLESLGVELLLGNAVAGCDDSGVRLADGTEIGSACILWAAGVVASRAAKWIAAAADRAGRVLVDERLNPPGHDEIFVIGDTASVADAAGRPVPGVAPAAKQMGRYAARAILGDMAGRQSAPFRYRDYGNLATIGRKAAVADFGRARLSGYPAWLVWNFAHLWFLVGFRNRLVVFLDWALAYVRNDRAARLITGQHEA, encoded by the coding sequence ATGTCGGTGACGCCTTTTCAGAGCGACTCCGTGACGGGCAAGATCGCGGCCGCCTCGCACCAGACAAAGCACCGGCCGCGCGTGGTCATTCTCGGCGCGGGCTTCGGCGGATTGAACGCGGCGATCGCGCTTCGTCGCGCGCCGGTCGAGGTCACCGTCATCGACCGGCGAAACTATCACCTGTTCCAGCCTCTGCTTTACCAGGTCGCGACCGCGGGGCTCTCGCCGGCGCAGATTGCGATGCCCATCCGCCGCATTCTTTCGCGGCAGTCGAATGCCACGGTCCTGATGGACAAGGTCGAGGCGGTCGATACCGCCGCGCGATGCGTCATGACCGGCAGTCGGTGCATCCCCTATGACTACCTGATCGTCGCGACCGGTGCCCGCCACACTTATTTCGGCAACGATGCTTGGGCGGACTACGCCCCGGGCCTGAAGACAATCACGGATGCGACGGCGATCCGCGCGCGTATCCTCTCCGCCTTCGAACGGGCGGAGGTGACCGATGATCCGGATCTGCGTCAGACGCTGTTGACTTTCGTTGTCGTCGGCGGCGGGCCGACCGGTGTCGAACTCGCCGGCGCCATCGCCGAGCTCTCGCGTAGGACGATCGTCCGTGATTTCCGGCGCATCGATTCATCCTCGGCCCGGGTCGTTCTCGTCGAAGCGGGTGAGCGGATATTGCCGGCGATGCCGCCCTGCCTTTCGAGAAAGGCTCAGAGACAACTCGAAAGCCTTGGCGTCGAGTTGCTGCTCGGCAATGCCGTCGCCGGTTGCGACGACAGCGGCGTGCGGCTGGCCGACGGAACTGAAATCGGCTCCGCCTGCATTCTCTGGGCTGCAGGCGTCGTGGCTTCGCGCGCCGCCAAGTGGATCGCTGCGGCGGCCGACCGCGCCGGTCGGGTCCTGGTCGACGAGCGCCTCAATCCGCCGGGGCACGACGAAATATTCGTCATCGGTGACACGGCCTCGGTGGCCGATGCGGCCGGGCGTCCTGTACCGGGCGTAGCGCCGGCGGCCAAGCAGATGGGGCGTTACGCGGCCCGCGCGATTCTCGGCGACATGGCGGGACGGCAATCGGCGCCCTTCCGTTACCGTGACTACGGCAATCTCGCGACCATCGGCCGCAAAGCAGCAGTTGCGGATTTCGGCAGGGCCAGGCTCTCCGGCTATCCCGCATGGCTCGTCTGGAACTTCGCCCATCTCTGGTTCCTCGTCGGCTTCCGCAATCGCCTCGTCGTCTTTCTCGATTGGGCGCTCGCCTATGTCCGCAACGATCGCGCCGCGCGGCTGATTACCGGCCAACACGAGGCCTAG
- a CDS encoding DoxX family protein, which produces MTTMRATPISVSRTIYRLHDTAVEWATALPLSIVQLAARVAIAEVFWQSAQTKLASWPVTLQLFAFEYRVPLLDPGLAALLATTAELSGAAMLALGLLARLASLMLLGVVATIQIFVYPDHWVEHLMWTSLLLLILSRGAGAISVDHLVARRIRAGG; this is translated from the coding sequence ATGACCACAATGCGCGCAACACCGATCAGTGTTTCCAGAACGATATACAGACTTCACGACACGGCCGTGGAGTGGGCGACCGCACTGCCGCTATCGATCGTGCAACTGGCGGCCCGCGTGGCGATCGCGGAGGTTTTCTGGCAATCCGCCCAGACGAAGCTCGCATCCTGGCCGGTAACCCTTCAGCTGTTCGCCTTCGAATATCGCGTGCCGCTGCTCGATCCCGGGCTGGCCGCCCTTTTGGCGACGACGGCGGAACTCAGTGGCGCGGCGATGCTCGCCTTGGGACTGCTCGCGCGGCTCGCGTCGCTGATGCTGCTAGGCGTTGTCGCTACCATTCAGATATTCGTCTACCCGGATCATTGGGTCGAGCATCTGATGTGGACGAGCCTGCTCTTGCTCATCCTGTCGCGGGGCGCGGGAGCCATTTCCGTCGATCATCTGGTCGCCCGACGCATCCGTGCCGGAGGCTGA
- a CDS encoding HvfC/BufC family peptide modification chaperone produces MSSIETLQSVVARAVLTTGPADILPLLERGRFDPARRLNIYRNNTLVSLTTTLKAVFPVTVRLLDERYFSYVAGCFIRNSPPQEPRLSRYGAGFAPFLARFEGTADMPFVSEVARLEWKIAEALDAPLERPSTLIELYEGLSSGSFALFLQPSLRLVFCRWPALSIWAAHQQGGDPDRLAHLEREPERIALWRHADTVRFLRLNAAEFAFWHVLMRGSRLEAAVARACRHSPEFDIARALTGLFVSELVIGIHRMKGASNQQERVS; encoded by the coding sequence ATGTCCTCCATTGAGACCCTGCAGAGCGTCGTCGCGCGCGCGGTTCTGACGACCGGCCCCGCCGATATCCTGCCACTCCTCGAGCGGGGCCGTTTCGATCCCGCAAGGCGGCTCAATATCTACCGCAACAACACGCTGGTCTCGCTCACGACAACATTGAAGGCCGTGTTCCCCGTGACGGTGCGGCTGCTCGACGAGCGCTACTTCAGTTATGTGGCCGGCTGTTTCATCCGGAACAGCCCGCCACAGGAGCCGCGCCTTTCGCGCTACGGCGCAGGATTTGCGCCATTCCTCGCGCGCTTCGAGGGAACCGCCGATATGCCCTTTGTTTCCGAGGTGGCGCGCCTGGAGTGGAAGATCGCCGAAGCGCTCGACGCGCCATTGGAGCGGCCAAGCACACTCATCGAGCTCTACGAGGGGCTTTCGAGCGGGTCCTTCGCACTCTTCCTGCAGCCTTCACTGCGACTTGTTTTCTGCCGCTGGCCCGCCCTCAGCATCTGGGCGGCGCACCAGCAGGGAGGCGATCCCGACAGGCTCGCGCACCTCGAACGCGAGCCGGAGCGCATTGCACTGTGGAGACATGCCGACACCGTTCGCTTCCTGCGCCTCAACGCCGCGGAGTTTGCGTTCTGGCACGTGTTGATGCGGGGCAGCAGACTCGAGGCTGCGGTCGCTCGCGCCTGCCGCCATTCGCCTGAGTTCGATATCGCCCGCGCGCTGACGGGTCTTTTCGTCAGCGAGCTCGTCATCGGCATCCATCGCATGAAGGGGGCTTCCAACCAGCAGGAGAGAGTGTCATGA
- the bufB gene encoding MNIO family bufferin maturase, whose translation MPKTFPTHPVPCAAGIGLRSIHIADMLSRRPAAGWLEVHAENYMGQSAAVDALEKLREVYPLSVHGVGLSLGSASGVDRAHLERLRLVCERFQPAIVSEHLAWSVADGAYLNDLLPLRYDDEALAIVCGNIGRLQDTLKRQVFIENLSAYLAFAESSMTEAEFLSELVNRTGCGLLLDVNNVHVSASNLDYDAFAFIDALPADAIGEIHLAGHAVNEVDGDVILIDDHGSRVPPAVWSLYAHALRRIGPRPTLIEWDTDVPPLEVLLGEAMWADMLARSIAFGERPEEPPVTMPDSRFETMKLPGRDDASGIRFPALAAIAAVKAACGKCASDGCRRHGHVLH comes from the coding sequence ATGCCCAAGACGTTTCCAACCCACCCGGTGCCGTGCGCTGCGGGCATCGGCCTCCGTTCGATACACATTGCCGACATGCTTTCCCGCAGGCCCGCTGCGGGTTGGCTGGAAGTCCATGCCGAAAACTACATGGGCCAATCAGCGGCCGTGGATGCGCTCGAGAAGCTGCGCGAGGTTTATCCGCTTTCGGTGCACGGCGTCGGACTGTCGCTCGGCAGCGCATCGGGTGTCGACCGAGCGCATCTGGAGCGGCTGCGTCTCGTCTGCGAGCGCTTCCAACCGGCGATCGTCTCGGAGCACCTTGCCTGGAGCGTCGCCGACGGCGCCTACCTCAACGACCTCCTGCCGCTCCGTTATGACGATGAGGCGCTCGCCATCGTTTGCGGGAACATCGGCCGGCTGCAGGACACGCTCAAGCGTCAGGTGTTCATCGAAAATCTCTCCGCCTATCTGGCCTTCGCGGAATCGAGCATGACCGAGGCCGAGTTCCTAAGCGAGCTCGTCAACCGCACCGGTTGCGGCTTGCTGCTGGACGTCAACAACGTCCATGTCTCTGCAAGCAACCTCGATTACGATGCATTCGCCTTCATCGACGCCCTGCCTGCCGATGCGATCGGCGAAATCCACCTGGCCGGCCATGCAGTCAACGAAGTGGATGGCGACGTCATTCTCATCGACGACCATGGGTCGCGCGTGCCGCCGGCCGTCTGGTCGCTCTATGCCCACGCTCTCCGCAGGATCGGCCCGCGACCGACACTGATCGAATGGGACACGGATGTGCCGCCGCTCGAGGTCCTGTTGGGCGAAGCCATGTGGGCGGACATGCTGGCCCGCAGTATCGCCTTCGGCGAGCGCCCGGAGGAGCCGCCGGTCACCATGCCGGACAGCCGTTTCGAGACCATGAAGCTGCCCGGCCGCGATGACGCGAGTGGCATCCGTTTCCCGGCGCTTGCCGCAATCGCGGCAGTCAAAGCCGCTTGCGGCAAGTGCGCATCGGATGGTTGCAGGAGGCACGGCCATGTCCTCCATTGA
- a CDS encoding BufA1 family periplasmic bufferin-type metallophore: MINTRTLISSALAAIASVSASTASAGPAAQPEFSFEKCYGIVKAGQNDCQTATHSCAGTSTMDDQADAWIYVPAGTCGKIAGGSDAPKA; this comes from the coding sequence ATGATCAACACTCGTACGCTCATCAGTTCCGCGCTTGCCGCAATCGCCTCCGTCTCGGCGTCGACCGCATCGGCAGGACCGGCCGCCCAGCCCGAGTTCTCGTTCGAGAAGTGCTACGGCATCGTCAAGGCCGGGCAGAACGACTGCCAGACAGCCACCCATTCCTGCGCGGGCACCTCGACGATGGACGACCAGGCCGACGCTTGGATCTACGTGCCTGCCGGCACCTGCGGAAAGATCGCCGGCGGCAGCGACGCCCCTAAGGCCTGA
- a CDS encoding patatin-like phospholipase family protein: MNKHTHVDLPESEHQVRRSEADLRPPRTINLALQGGGAHGAFTWGVLDRLLDEANLSFEGIVATSAGAMNAAVLAYGLAEGGRSGAQRALANFWRRISHAAAFSPLQPSLLDRLTGSKSLEHSPAFVVFDMVTRLLSPYQFNPLNYNPLRHVLEQSIDLDAVRMSRCPVKLNICATNVRSGKVKVFSNDEISIDAVMASACLPFLFQAVEIDGEAYWDGGYMGNPAIFPLIYGCETPDVLVVHINPLERTELPRTAAEILNRINEISFNSSLLREMRAIAFVTHLIDSEAGNSLGLKRIFVHGISDDETMRNLSVSSKLNAEWGALVDLRDRGRQCAEDWLMANYDAIGKRSSVDISTRYL; encoded by the coding sequence ATGAACAAGCACACCCATGTGGACCTGCCGGAATCCGAGCACCAGGTGCGGCGCTCGGAGGCCGACCTGCGTCCGCCGCGAACGATAAACCTCGCGCTTCAGGGCGGCGGTGCGCACGGCGCATTCACCTGGGGCGTGCTCGACCGGCTGCTCGACGAGGCGAACCTTTCCTTCGAAGGCATCGTTGCGACCAGCGCTGGCGCGATGAACGCCGCGGTCCTCGCCTATGGGCTTGCGGAGGGCGGACGCAGCGGCGCGCAAAGGGCTCTCGCCAATTTCTGGCGTCGCATCAGCCATGCGGCAGCCTTCAGTCCTCTGCAGCCGAGTTTGCTCGACCGCCTGACCGGGTCGAAATCCTTGGAGCATTCGCCGGCCTTCGTCGTCTTCGACATGGTGACGCGGCTGCTATCGCCCTACCAGTTCAACCCGTTGAACTACAATCCGCTGCGCCATGTCCTGGAACAGTCGATCGATCTCGATGCGGTCCGCATGTCCCGTTGTCCCGTGAAGCTGAACATCTGCGCCACCAACGTGCGCTCCGGCAAGGTCAAGGTGTTTTCCAATGACGAGATCTCGATCGACGCCGTCATGGCCTCGGCCTGCCTGCCGTTCCTGTTTCAAGCCGTAGAGATCGACGGCGAGGCCTATTGGGATGGAGGCTACATGGGAAACCCCGCCATTTTCCCGCTGATCTATGGCTGCGAGACCCCGGATGTGCTGGTGGTGCACATCAATCCGCTTGAGCGAACAGAACTGCCGCGCACTGCGGCCGAAATCCTCAACAGGATCAACGAAATCAGCTTCAACTCGTCACTATTGAGGGAGATGCGGGCAATCGCCTTCGTGACGCACCTGATCGATTCCGAGGCCGGCAATTCCCTTGGCCTCAAACGCATTTTCGTACATGGCATTTCCGACGACGAGACGATGAGAAACCTCAGCGTCTCCAGCAAGCTCAATGCCGAGTGGGGAGCCCTCGTAGACCTCCGTGACCGCGGTCGACAGTGCGCGGAGGACTGGCTGATGGCGAACTATGACGCGATAGGGAAACGCTCGAGCGTCGATATCAGTACGCGTTACCTTTAG
- a CDS encoding 3-hydroxybutyrate dehydrogenase, translating to MLKSTDAEIDAMFGRRALEGRSAIVTGSTSGIGLGIAQALAKAGAAVMLNGFGDPAEIERQRAEMAEENDVDVAYDSADMSSPEAIRMMAERAGARFGQVDIVVNNAGIQHVAPIAEFPETKWDAILGINLSAAFHLVRATYGQMRARGYGRVINVASAHGLVASPFKSAYVAAKHGLVGLTKVVALEGAEFGITANAICPGYVWTPLVEAQIDGQAKSHGIARDAVIRDVFLKNQPTKRFATVEEMGALSVFLCSSAAASITGAAIPVDGGWTAH from the coding sequence ATGCTCAAAAGTACCGACGCTGAAATCGACGCGATGTTCGGGCGCAGGGCGCTCGAGGGGCGCAGCGCCATCGTCACCGGTTCCACCAGCGGCATTGGTCTCGGCATCGCCCAGGCGCTGGCCAAGGCGGGCGCGGCAGTGATGCTCAACGGTTTCGGCGATCCGGCCGAAATCGAACGGCAGCGGGCCGAGATGGCGGAGGAGAACGACGTCGACGTCGCCTATGACAGCGCCGACATGTCGAGCCCGGAGGCCATCCGGATGATGGCCGAGCGCGCCGGCGCCCGCTTCGGACAGGTCGACATCGTCGTCAACAATGCCGGAATCCAGCATGTTGCGCCGATCGCCGAATTCCCCGAGACCAAATGGGACGCGATCCTTGGGATCAATCTTTCTGCTGCGTTTCACCTCGTTCGGGCGACCTACGGGCAGATGCGCGCTCGCGGTTACGGACGCGTCATCAACGTCGCCTCGGCTCACGGTCTCGTCGCCTCGCCGTTCAAGTCCGCTTACGTGGCTGCCAAACATGGGCTCGTCGGACTCACCAAGGTCGTGGCGCTCGAAGGCGCGGAATTCGGCATTACGGCCAATGCGATCTGCCCGGGTTATGTCTGGACGCCGCTGGTGGAGGCGCAGATCGACGGCCAGGCCAAGTCGCACGGGATCGCCCGCGACGCGGTTATCCGCGACGTGTTCCTGAAGAACCAGCCGACCAAGCGCTTCGCGACGGTCGAAGAGATGGGGGCGCTCAGCGTCTTCCTGTGCAGCAGCGCGGCCGCCTCGATCACCGGTGCGGCTATTCCCGTCGATGGCGGGTGGACGGCCCATTGA
- a CDS encoding LysR family transcriptional regulator: MDIHHVRYFLAVCETRNFTRAAEKCNVTQPALSRAIQQLEDEVGGLLFRRERNLTHLTDLGNLLRPRFQSILDELSGVRQEASRFLCLEDAHVKVGVMCTIGPRRFTGLLTDFNVRHRGIQLQLVEGVPLGLSELLGAGEIDVAIMASSDQFPERFDITPLFRERFMLAFPAGHRLSQYEAIPISAIDGEVYLKRVNCEFNDYLSDVCNACGVRTQDSYSSEREDWIQNMVAGGLGICFLPEYSAVIPGLQVRPVTDPEVSREVCLVTVAGRRFSPAMATFVSAVKSFGWASPHSGIDMRRIA; encoded by the coding sequence ATGGACATTCACCACGTTCGCTATTTTCTGGCGGTCTGCGAAACGCGCAACTTCACGCGCGCCGCCGAGAAATGCAATGTAACGCAGCCGGCATTGAGCCGCGCAATCCAGCAACTCGAGGACGAGGTCGGCGGCCTGTTGTTCCGGCGCGAGCGCAACCTCACTCATCTGACCGATCTTGGAAACCTGCTGCGGCCTCGCTTCCAGTCGATTCTAGACGAGTTGTCGGGCGTCCGGCAGGAGGCGTCCCGCTTTCTTTGTCTCGAGGATGCGCATGTGAAGGTCGGCGTCATGTGCACGATCGGGCCGCGGCGTTTCACCGGCCTGCTCACCGATTTCAATGTGCGCCATCGCGGCATTCAGCTTCAGCTGGTGGAAGGGGTGCCTCTCGGCCTTTCCGAACTGCTGGGGGCTGGTGAGATCGATGTGGCGATCATGGCAAGCAGCGACCAGTTTCCCGAGCGTTTCGATATCACGCCGCTGTTTCGCGAGCGGTTCATGCTGGCCTTCCCTGCCGGGCACCGCTTGAGCCAGTACGAGGCAATCCCCATCTCGGCAATCGACGGCGAAGTCTATCTCAAGCGGGTCAACTGCGAATTCAACGACTATCTCTCCGATGTCTGCAATGCTTGCGGCGTGCGTACCCAGGATTCCTATTCGAGCGAGCGCGAGGATTGGATCCAGAACATGGTCGCGGGCGGCCTCGGCATCTGCTTCCTGCCCGAATACAGCGCCGTCATTCCGGGCCTGCAGGTGCGTCCCGTCACCGATCCGGAAGTGAGCCGGGAGGTCTGCCTCGTGACCGTCGCGGGCAGGCGGTTTTCGCCAGCCATGGCGACATTCGTGAGCGCCGTGAAATCCTTTGGCTGGGCCTCTCCGCATTCGGGAATAGACATGCGGCGCATTGCCTGA
- a CDS encoding cupin domain-containing protein, with amino-acid sequence MPQKFTAGRLPLALATLGLFASTFATVPALAGECPADQVAAGAMAPGATAPDGVTDDVLASIDLSPRGGDWKGSALRFRKLVVQPGGVVPWHSHEARPANILILEGTITEYRSTCKVPIEHKAGEVTAEFGELAHWWKNNGSKPAVLYSADILPPMSKDDHTM; translated from the coding sequence ATGCCTCAGAAGTTCACTGCAGGCCGCCTGCCGCTCGCCCTTGCAACGCTCGGCCTATTTGCCTCCACCTTCGCAACCGTGCCTGCTCTTGCCGGAGAATGCCCAGCCGATCAGGTGGCGGCAGGTGCCATGGCGCCTGGCGCAACCGCACCGGACGGCGTCACCGATGACGTCCTCGCCTCGATCGATCTCTCCCCCAGGGGCGGCGACTGGAAAGGAAGCGCGCTGCGTTTTCGCAAACTGGTCGTCCAGCCGGGCGGCGTCGTGCCGTGGCATTCGCATGAGGCACGTCCAGCCAACATCCTGATCCTCGAAGGCACGATCACCGAATATCGCAGCACCTGCAAGGTTCCTATCGAGCACAAGGCGGGCGAAGTCACCGCCGAATTCGGCGAGCTTGCCCACTGGTGGAAGAACAACGGCTCCAAGCCGGCCGTGCTCTACTCGGCCGATATCCTGCCGCCGATGTCGAAAGACGATCACACCATGTGA
- a CDS encoding MFS transporter, with product MANLDHASPPASMSVLANPVADRWHFGIIALIAFLTLVDLFAAQAILPSLQREFGVSRATMGLAVNASTFGMAAAGLAVGIFGRNLDRRNGIWISLALLAVPTVLLSTTRDIATFAGLRVAQGLCMATAFTLTMAYLSERFPAERSTGALAAYVTGNVASNLFGRILSAAVADLGGLSVNFQTFALLNLAGAVLVWTTLMRTERMMADRHRRSRSGNWRSVLGNRRLQSVLAIGFLILFVFIGTFTYVNFRLVELGLSPMQLGLVYLVFLPSLFTTPLGGYISRRLGAGAGIVLTLLCAALGLLALLSSSLAAVLAGLAIVAVGTFLAQALATSQVGRIAETEKATASGAYLASYYTGGLFGSLVIGQVYDRFGWSTSVLMLVAMVVLAMLLAVPLHAMRSGYRNGQETALSNRNGEPHP from the coding sequence ATGGCGAACCTCGATCATGCCTCGCCGCCGGCGTCCATGTCCGTTCTGGCAAACCCCGTAGCCGACCGCTGGCATTTCGGCATCATTGCGCTCATCGCATTCCTGACCCTCGTCGATCTTTTCGCCGCCCAGGCGATCCTGCCATCGCTGCAGCGGGAATTCGGGGTCAGCCGCGCTACAATGGGCCTCGCGGTCAATGCCAGCACGTTCGGTATGGCGGCCGCTGGCCTTGCCGTCGGCATCTTCGGACGCAACCTGGATCGGCGAAACGGCATCTGGATCAGTCTCGCACTGCTTGCAGTGCCTACCGTGTTGCTCTCGACGACCCGAGACATTGCGACCTTTGCCGGCCTGCGCGTGGCGCAGGGCCTGTGCATGGCGACCGCCTTCACGCTTACCATGGCCTATCTTTCGGAGCGTTTCCCGGCCGAGCGGTCCACCGGCGCGCTTGCGGCCTATGTCACCGGCAATGTCGCGAGCAACCTTTTCGGCCGCATTCTCTCGGCGGCAGTTGCCGACCTCGGCGGATTGTCCGTCAACTTCCAGACTTTCGCGCTGCTCAATCTGGCGGGCGCGGTGCTCGTTTGGACCACGTTGATGCGGACCGAACGCATGATGGCGGACCGACACAGGCGAAGCAGGAGCGGAAACTGGCGCTCGGTGCTCGGCAATCGACGCCTGCAGAGCGTGCTCGCCATTGGTTTCCTGATCCTCTTCGTCTTCATCGGGACATTCACCTATGTCAACTTCCGGCTTGTCGAGCTCGGGCTATCGCCGATGCAGCTCGGCCTCGTCTATCTGGTATTTCTGCCATCGCTGTTCACGACGCCGCTCGGCGGGTATATCTCGCGTCGTCTCGGCGCCGGGGCCGGCATTGTGCTGACGCTCCTATGCGCTGCGCTCGGGCTCCTCGCCCTTCTGAGCAGCAGCCTCGCCGCTGTGCTTGCCGGTCTCGCCATCGTCGCCGTCGGCACGTTTCTCGCGCAGGCGCTTGCAACCAGCCAGGTCGGCCGCATCGCCGAAACGGAAAAAGCGACGGCAAGCGGCGCCTACCTCGCCTCCTATTACACGGGCGGGCTGTTCGGCAGCCTGGTGATCGGCCAGGTCTACGATCGCTTCGGATGGAGCACTTCAGTGCTGATGCTCGTGGCAATGGTCGTGCTCGCCATGCTCCTTGCCGTGCCGCTGCACGCCATGAGGTCCGGTTATCGAAATGGACAAGAGACGGCATTATCAAATCGCAACGGCGAGCCGCATCCTTGA